One Bradyrhizobium zhanjiangense DNA segment encodes these proteins:
- a CDS encoding serine hydrolase domain-containing protein, translating into MTATATASAAPQATIAPQTPPLPEARPETLGLSRPRLQAMSDAFKREIDKGTVPGVTVLVARRGQIGWFEALGRQSPTGAAPMARDSIFRIFSMTKPIVSVGIMALVEDGDLLLSDAVAKFIPEFADQKVGVVSGGKLDLVPPKRPMTVQDLLRHTSGLTYEHQGDGPVHKLYQESRVRSRKITNAEHAALVASFPLVCHPGDEFNYSRSTDILGRIIEVVTGKPLGAYLAERILAPLQMAETGFATAAANAGRLAEPFAADPWTGDKVALFNMLEQPVMESGGGGLASTTMDYARFCLMLRNGGTLDGNRIIGRKTLELMASDHLGPHVVTNGTLLSPGHGFGLGFAVRRKPGIAPFPGSVGQYFWSGIAGTFFWIDPKEDLFAVFMSQGPGQRDYTRTLVRDLVYAAVE; encoded by the coding sequence ATGACCGCCACAGCGACCGCTTCAGCCGCCCCACAGGCCACGATCGCGCCGCAGACCCCGCCTTTGCCGGAAGCCCGCCCCGAGACGCTCGGGCTGTCGCGTCCCCGCCTCCAGGCCATGTCGGACGCCTTCAAGCGCGAGATCGACAAGGGCACTGTTCCCGGCGTCACCGTGCTGGTGGCCCGCCGCGGCCAAATCGGCTGGTTCGAGGCGCTGGGCCGGCAGAGCCCGACGGGTGCCGCACCGATGGCGCGCGATTCGATCTTCCGGATCTTCTCGATGACCAAGCCGATTGTCTCGGTCGGCATCATGGCGCTGGTCGAGGACGGCGATCTCCTTCTCAGCGACGCGGTCGCCAAGTTCATTCCGGAGTTCGCCGACCAAAAGGTCGGCGTGGTCAGCGGCGGCAAGCTGGACCTGGTTCCGCCCAAGCGGCCGATGACGGTGCAGGACCTGCTCCGTCACACCTCGGGCCTGACCTACGAGCACCAGGGCGACGGCCCCGTGCACAAGCTCTATCAGGAGTCGCGCGTCCGCAGCCGCAAGATCACCAATGCCGAGCACGCCGCGCTGGTGGCGAGCTTCCCGCTGGTCTGCCATCCCGGCGACGAGTTCAATTACAGCCGCTCCACCGACATCCTCGGCCGCATCATCGAGGTCGTCACCGGCAAGCCGCTCGGCGCGTACCTCGCCGAGCGCATTCTCGCGCCGTTGCAGATGGCCGAGACCGGTTTTGCGACAGCCGCGGCCAATGCCGGCCGCCTCGCCGAACCGTTCGCGGCCGATCCCTGGACCGGTGACAAGGTCGCGCTCTTCAACATGCTGGAACAGCCGGTGATGGAGTCCGGCGGCGGCGGGTTGGCCTCGACCACGATGGATTATGCCCGCTTCTGCCTGATGCTGCGCAATGGCGGCACGCTCGACGGCAACAGGATCATCGGCCGCAAGACGCTGGAGCTGATGGCGTCCGATCATCTCGGCCCGCACGTTGTCACAAATGGCACGCTGCTGTCGCCCGGCCACGGTTTTGGCCTCGGCTTTGCCGTGCGGCGCAAGCCGGGCATCGCGCCCTTCCCCGGCAGCGTCGGCCAGTATTTCTGGAGCGGCATTGCGGGCACGTTCTTCTGGATCGATCCGAAGGAGGACCTATTCGCCGTGTTCATGAGCCAAGGTCCCGGCCAGCGCGACTACACGCGCACGCTGGTGCGGGATCTGGTTTACGCCGCGGTGGAGTGA
- the secE gene encoding preprotein translocase subunit SecE — translation MAVSPFKFLQEVRSETAKVTWPTRRETTITTIMVFVMVAVASIFFFASDQIIRYLITFLLGIH, via the coding sequence ATGGCAGTCAGCCCGTTCAAGTTCTTGCAGGAAGTGCGCTCGGAGACCGCCAAGGTCACCTGGCCGACCCGTCGTGAGACCACCATCACCACCATCATGGTGTTCGTCATGGTCGCCGTGGCCTCGATCTTCTTTTTCGCATCCGACCAGATCATCCGTTACCTCATCACTTTCCTTCTGGGCATCCACTGA
- the nusG gene encoding transcription termination/antitermination protein NusG, with protein MATATAQVSDKRWYIVHAYSNFEKKVAESIREQAKQRGLEELFELVLVPTEKVTEVRRGRKIDAERKFFPGYVLVKMKLTDEAFHLIKNTPKVTGFLGAENKPMPISEAEAMRILHQVQEGVERPKASVSFEIGENVRVADGPFASFSGVVEEIDEARSRVKVAVSIFGRATPVELEFGQVEKV; from the coding sequence ATGGCAACAGCAACCGCTCAAGTGTCTGACAAGCGCTGGTACATCGTCCACGCCTATTCGAACTTCGAGAAGAAGGTCGCCGAATCGATCCGCGAGCAGGCCAAGCAACGCGGGCTCGAGGAGCTGTTCGAGCTGGTGCTGGTGCCGACCGAGAAGGTCACGGAAGTGCGCCGCGGTCGCAAGATCGACGCCGAACGCAAGTTTTTCCCCGGCTATGTGCTGGTGAAGATGAAGCTGACCGACGAGGCGTTCCATCTGATCAAGAACACGCCGAAAGTAACGGGATTCCTCGGCGCTGAAAACAAGCCGATGCCGATCTCGGAAGCCGAGGCCATGCGCATCCTGCATCAGGTGCAGGAGGGCGTGGAACGGCCGAAGGCGTCGGTTTCGTTCGAAATCGGCGAGAACGTGCGCGTGGCCGACGGCCCATTCGCCTCGTTCTCGGGGGTAGTCGAGGAAATCGACGAGGCGCGCTCGCGCGTGAAGGTCGCGGTGTCGATCTTCGGCCGCGCCACGCCGGTCGAACTGGAATTCGGTCAGGTCGAGAAGGTCTGA
- the rplK gene encoding 50S ribosomal protein L11, translating into MAKKVTGYLKLQVPAGAANPSPPIGPALGQRGLNIMEFCKAFNAQTQKEEKNTPIPVIITIYADRSFTFEMKTPPMSYFLKQAAKIQSGSKAPGRDKAGKVTKAQVREIAEKKMKDLNCDSIESAMKMVEGSARSMGLEVAG; encoded by the coding sequence ATGGCAAAGAAAGTGACCGGATACCTGAAGCTTCAGGTCCCGGCCGGCGCGGCGAATCCTTCGCCCCCGATCGGTCCCGCGCTCGGTCAGCGCGGTCTCAACATCATGGAGTTCTGCAAGGCGTTCAACGCGCAGACCCAGAAGGAAGAGAAGAACACCCCGATCCCGGTGATCATCACCATCTATGCGGACCGTTCCTTCACCTTCGAGATGAAGACGCCGCCGATGTCCTACTTCCTCAAGCAGGCTGCCAAGATCCAGTCCGGCTCGAAGGCGCCGGGCCGCGACAAGGCCGGCAAGGTGACCAAGGCGCAGGTGCGCGAGATCGCCGAGAAGAAGATGAAGGACTTGAATTGCGACAGCATCGAATCGGCCATGAAGATGGTCGAGGGCTCCGCCCGTTCGATGGGTCTGGAAGTTGCGGGGTAA
- the rplA gene encoding 50S ribosomal protein L1: MAIGKRLNKAREGIDREKLYPLADAIKMVKERAKAKFDETIEVAINLGVDPRHADQMVRGVVTLPNGTGRTLRVGVFARGAKADEAKAAGADVVGAEDLVEKVQNGSIDFDRCIATPDMMPLVGRLGKVLGPRGLMPNPKIGTVTMDVTGAVKGAKGGSVEFRVEKAGILQAGVGKASFSEEKLVENIKALADAVSKAKPAGSKGTYIQRVAVSSTMGPGVKVEPGTILG, translated from the coding sequence ATGGCAATCGGAAAGCGTTTGAACAAAGCCCGCGAAGGCATTGACCGCGAAAAGCTTTACCCGCTCGCGGACGCCATCAAGATGGTCAAGGAGCGCGCGAAAGCGAAGTTCGACGAGACCATCGAGGTCGCGATCAATCTCGGCGTCGATCCGCGTCACGCCGATCAGATGGTCCGCGGCGTCGTGACCCTGCCGAATGGCACCGGCCGTACGCTCCGCGTCGGCGTGTTCGCCCGTGGCGCCAAGGCCGATGAGGCCAAGGCTGCGGGTGCTGACGTCGTCGGCGCCGAGGACCTGGTTGAGAAGGTGCAGAATGGCTCGATCGATTTCGACCGCTGCATCGCCACCCCCGACATGATGCCCCTGGTCGGCCGTCTCGGTAAGGTGCTCGGCCCGCGCGGCCTGATGCCGAACCCGAAGATCGGCACCGTGACCATGGACGTCACCGGCGCGGTGAAGGGTGCCAAGGGCGGCTCGGTCGAGTTCCGCGTCGAGAAGGCCGGCATCCTGCAGGCCGGCGTCGGCAAGGCCTCGTTCTCCGAGGAGAAGCTGGTCGAGAACATCAAGGCCCTGGCAGACGCCGTCTCCAAGGCCAAGCCGGCCGGCTCCAAGGGCACCTACATCCAGCGCGTGGCGGTGTCCTCCACGATGGGCCCCGGCGTGAAGGTCGAGCCGGGCACCATCCTCGGCTAA
- a CDS encoding 2-hydroxyacid dehydrogenase: protein MADKVLIYSRFPKTMMVRFAERFELLDTGGKPAREVFSADELGGIRAILTAGGTPLGADAMDLFPKLGAIICYGTGYDGVDLKAAAVRNIAVGHSPGANAASVADIAMTLMLATTRRILVADQYVRSGDWAASKPSPMMRPQAGMPGRRIGVYGMGEIGRKIAARCAAFESEVGYFSRTRYDLPYQYFPSLEALADWCGVLMIAVRAGAETQHVVNADILRRLGADGYVVNISRGSVIDEQALVAALTDKTIAGAGLDVYEREPHAPDALTALPNVVLAPHIGGHTLESHVAMQNCVLANLSAFFEGKPLPHEVKKA from the coding sequence ATGGCTGACAAGGTCCTGATCTACTCCCGCTTTCCCAAGACGATGATGGTGCGCTTCGCCGAACGGTTCGAGCTGCTCGACACTGGTGGCAAGCCCGCGCGTGAGGTGTTTTCGGCGGATGAACTAGGCGGCATCCGCGCGATCCTCACCGCAGGCGGCACGCCGCTGGGGGCCGACGCGATGGACCTGTTTCCGAAGCTTGGCGCCATCATCTGCTACGGCACCGGTTATGACGGCGTCGACCTGAAGGCGGCCGCCGTGCGCAACATCGCGGTCGGCCACAGTCCGGGTGCCAACGCGGCCTCCGTCGCCGACATCGCGATGACCCTGATGCTGGCGACGACGCGGCGGATCCTGGTTGCCGACCAGTATGTCCGTAGCGGCGATTGGGCGGCGTCAAAACCCTCGCCAATGATGCGGCCACAGGCCGGCATGCCCGGCCGCCGCATCGGCGTCTACGGCATGGGCGAGATCGGCCGCAAGATCGCGGCGCGCTGCGCGGCCTTCGAGAGCGAGGTCGGCTATTTCAGCCGCACCAGATACGATCTGCCCTATCAATATTTCCCGTCGCTGGAGGCGCTGGCCGACTGGTGCGGCGTCCTGATGATTGCGGTCCGGGCGGGGGCCGAGACCCAGCATGTCGTCAATGCCGATATCCTCAGGCGTCTCGGCGCGGACGGCTATGTCGTCAACATCTCCCGCGGCTCGGTGATCGACGAGCAGGCCCTGGTCGCCGCGCTTACCGACAAGACCATCGCCGGCGCCGGCCTCGACGTCTACGAAAGGGAACCGCACGCGCCCGATGCGCTGACCGCGCTCCCCAATGTGGTGCTTGCCCCGCATATTGGTGGCCACACCCTCGAATCGCACGTCGCTATGCAAAATTGCGTCCTGGCGAACCTCAGCGCGTTCTTCGAGGGCAAGCCGCTGCCTCATGAGGTCAAAAAGGCCTGA